The Thermococcus peptonophilus genomic sequence AGACTATGCTCGTGCTCCCTCCAGCGAGGTGATCGTGTATCCAGATAAGGTTTATCAGCTTATCTTTGTTCAGCCATTCCTCAAAATCGCGGTAGAATATGACGGGCTGACCCTCATAGGTGAGAATGAAGGCGTAAGCCGGGTACTTGTTCCAGATTATGTCCGTGTCGTGGTTTGCTACAAACGTAACGGCCTTGAACGGATCGCGGGAAACAACAGTCTGGCCGTTCTGGAGGGCATCAACTAGGGCCGGGATGTTGGTGTTGTCGAAGGCCTCGTCCATCTTGTAGTAGAGCGGGAAGTCGAAGACTTTGGCGCCGCTGTCGTAGGCCCAGCTGAGGATGACATCAACGTTGGTGTCCCAGTACTCTCCAACGGCCCAGCCGCCCCACCAGTTGAGCCAGTCATTAACGACCCATGCACCGTAGCCCTTCACGTAATCGAAGCGCCAGGCATCAACACCGATGCTTCTGAGGTAAGCGGCGTAGCTCTCGTCGCTCGCCCAGAGCCAGTACTGATCCCACTCCTTCTCGTGGGCTATGTCTGGATAACCGCCGAAAGTTCCTTCGTCACAGCATTTAACCTCGTTGGGGTGGAAGTCGAGGTAGTTGGCCGTGTATTTGCCAGAAGCCACCTTCGAGAAGTCCGTCCATGTGTAGTCCCCAACGAACGGGTTCCACTCGAGGTCTCCGCCTGAGCGGTGGTTTATGACGATGTCGGCTATGACCTTTATCCCATAGGCGTGGGCGGTGTTTATCATATTGATAAGCTCCTGCTTCGAGCCGAAACGTGTCTCAACGGTTCCCTTCTGGTAGTACTCACCGAGGTCAAAGAAGTCGTAGGGGTCGTAACCCATCGAGTAACCGCCGCTTGCTCCCTTGCTCGCGGGGGGAATCCAGATGGCGGATATTCCTGCCTCGTACCACTCTGGTATCTTGCTCCTGATTGTATCCCACCAGATTCCTCCGCCTGGGACGTCCCAGTAAAAGGCCTGCATTATAACGCCGCCTTCTTCGAGTTCGAGGTACTTTGCAGCGCTGACAGGCTGTGCAGTGGCTGCCATACTCACTACAAAAAACAGGGTTATGAACAGGGCAACAAACTTCTTCATGGAACCACCCCTATGTTCAGCGGTGCTTATATGTATCACCGCTGGTGAGATATTTAAATTTTGCCATTTAAGGACATTAAAGAACATTACTATACACAACGCTCGACATTGGTTTTGTGCCTTCATGTTCTGTTCGGGTGGTTAATAGTTTGAGGTCGAAAATAAGAATTAACTAGAATGGACGCATCAGAACGAAACGAGGTCTCTAACTTTCTTCGCATGTTCGCAAAGCTCACAGCTCTGAAGGAAGACGAGCATGTTGAGAAGATGGAACAGCTCTATTTCGCTCAGCTCGACATCTGCCTCTGAGATGCGCTTTATTATTGGCTGAGAGCGGATTTCAATGGTGTCAAGTACTTCTTTGATAAGAACCTTGAGGGTTCCTCTATCTTTTATCTTAAATCCGCTCTTTTCTAGTATCTGGACGAGCTTCTCAGCCTCAATCTGCAGGTAGGACTGTCTGAACTCCTCGATGCTCTCATCGGGTTCGGCCTTTATCAGGAACATCCTCGCCGCTCTCGCGTATATCCTCTCGTTTCCATTGGTGTCTATCTCTTCCACAAGTCCCTCGGATTCTAGGGCCTTTATGTGTCTGTAAACCGTTGTTCTGTCCTTTTCCAGGAAGTCGCTCAGTTCGTTGACGCTCATCGGTCTTTCTCTGAGCAGTTTGAGTATCTGAAATCTGGTTGGGTCTGAGAGCACCTTTACGGTCTTCGGGTTCGTGATTATCAAAACTTCTCTCATAGCCGGCCCTCAGTACTCCTCCAGTTTGTCCTGGGGAGTTTCCTCTTCTTCGATTATCCTCTTTCCGGCCGCCACCATGTCTATGCTGTGGACGACGCCGCCGAACTCCTCGATTGTCCTGACAATTTCTTCGTAGTCAAGGTTGTCACCCATTATGGTTATCTTTACGTTTTCCGTCTCCTTATCGATCTCAACTAGGGTTATGTTGACGCCGTCAACCCCCTCAAGCTCGCTCAGACCAAGCGCGAGGTCGGTCACCATCGGCTGGTGCGGCTTGAGCACGTCCAGTACGAGAAGCCTTATCCCCCTCGCCATTCATTATTCCTCCTTTTTGAGGATCTCCCCAAGCTTCCTGAGCAGGTTGAGAACCTCTTCGTCTCTGCCCATCCTGGCCATGGCAAGCCACTCTATTGCGTGGATTATGTCCTCGTCTGAGAAGTCCTTCAGCTTTTCTTCGTTGGCTTCAATTTCCTTTGAAATCTCCGTCTTGTACTCGTGCTCCTTCTTGAGGATTTCGTCCATGACGTTGAGAAGCTCCTCATCGTTGAACTCATAGCCCAAGGCCTTGAATATCTCGAGCTTCGTCTTGAGCCTTGAGCGGGCGAAGTAGCGGAGCTCTTCGTCGCCGAGATATAGGTTTATGTAGAACGCATCAGCCGTCCTTCCGTAGTACTTCTCCACGAGGTTGCCCTTCATCTCCGTCCGCTTGACCTCTACCAGCCCTGCTTCCTTGAGTTTCTCGATGTGGTGGTAGATGGTTTGGGGTGTCTTCCCGAGGATTTCGCTCAGCTGGGAGATCGTCATCTCCCTGTTCCTCAGGAGCTGGAGTATCTTCCTCCTTGTGTCTTCCAGCATCAGCTTTATGACCTCTGGGTCAGTGATCACTTTCACTTTTGCCATTTCG encodes the following:
- a CDS encoding alpha-amylase; this translates as MKKFVALFITLFFVVSMAATAQPVSAAKYLELEEGGVIMQAFYWDVPGGGIWWDTIRSKIPEWYEAGISAIWIPPASKGASGGYSMGYDPYDFFDLGEYYQKGTVETRFGSKQELINMINTAHAYGIKVIADIVINHRSGGDLEWNPFVGDYTWTDFSKVASGKYTANYLDFHPNEVKCCDEGTFGGYPDIAHEKEWDQYWLWASDESYAAYLRSIGVDAWRFDYVKGYGAWVVNDWLNWWGGWAVGEYWDTNVDVILSWAYDSGAKVFDFPLYYKMDEAFDNTNIPALVDALQNGQTVVSRDPFKAVTFVANHDTDIIWNKYPAYAFILTYEGQPVIFYRDFEEWLNKDKLINLIWIHDHLAGGSTSIVYYDSDELIFERTGDSKRPGLITYINLGSSRAGRWVYVPKFAGACIHEYTGNLGDWVDKYVESSGWVYLEAPAYDPANGQYGYTVWSYCGVG
- a CDS encoding ArsR/SmtB family transcription factor, with amino-acid sequence MREVLIITNPKTVKVLSDPTRFQILKLLRERPMSVNELSDFLEKDRTTVYRHIKALESEGLVEEIDTNGNERIYARAARMFLIKAEPDESIEEFRQSYLQIEAEKLVQILEKSGFKIKDRGTLKVLIKEVLDTIEIRSQPIIKRISEADVELSEIELFHLLNMLVFLQSCELCEHAKKVRDLVSF
- a CDS encoding DUF211 domain-containing protein, with translation MARGIRLLVLDVLKPHQPMVTDLALGLSELEGVDGVNITLVEIDKETENVKITIMGDNLDYEEIVRTIEEFGGVVHSIDMVAAGKRIIEEEETPQDKLEEY
- a CDS encoding winged helix-turn-helix domain-containing protein, translated to MAKVKVITDPEVIKLMLEDTRRKILQLLRNREMTISQLSEILGKTPQTIYHHIEKLKEAGLVEVKRTEMKGNLVEKYYGRTADAFYINLYLGDEELRYFARSRLKTKLEIFKALGYEFNDEELLNVMDEILKKEHEYKTEISKEIEANEEKLKDFSDEDIIHAIEWLAMARMGRDEEVLNLLRKLGEILKKEE